Part of the Companilactobacillus zhachilii genome is shown below.
CTTCAACATGAGAATTATGAAGTAACTGTTGAACGTGACGGTAGAACCGGTCTTGAAGCTGCGTTATCTGAAGATTGGGACTTGATCCTACTTGATTTAATGCTTCCTGAATTGAACGGTATCGAAGTTTGTCGTCGAATTCGTCAAGAAAAAAATACTCCAATTATTATGATGACTGCGCGTGATTCAATCATCGATCGTGTATCTGGTTTGGACCATGGTGCTGATGATTATATCGTTAAGCCATTTGCAATTGAAGAATTACTAGCTCGCATTCGGGCATTATTAAGACGCATTGATTTAGATATTGATGTAACAAGAAACAATGATCAAGTTCTTAAATATAAGAATCTTGTGATTGATAAAACTACGCAAACATTGAAACGTAACGGTGAAGTGATTGACCTAACTCGTCGTGAATATGATTTGTTGAGTGCTTTAATGGAAAATGTGGGAACAGTTTTAAGTCGTGATGACTTATTGGAACGTGTTTGGGGAACTGGTTCTTCAACTGAAACTAATGTTGTTGATGTTTATATCAAGTATTTACGAAATAAGATTGACCGCGCTGGTGCTCCAAGTTATATCTCAACTGTTCGTGGTAAAGGATACGTGATGCGTCGATGAGAATCTCGATAAGATTTAAATGGACGGCATTGATTTCAATCGTTATTTTGATGGCATACATTTTTGTCGGTGTCTTAGCAATGAGAACGGTACAAAGTGTTGCTTCAGTCAATGAAATCCATTCATTTACAACAAA
Proteins encoded:
- a CDS encoding response regulator transcription factor produces the protein MAKILVIEDEENMAKFVQLELQHENYEVTVERDGRTGLEAALSEDWDLILLDLMLPELNGIEVCRRIRQEKNTPIIMMTARDSIIDRVSGLDHGADDYIVKPFAIEELLARIRALLRRIDLDIDVTRNNDQVLKYKNLVIDKTTQTLKRNGEVIDLTRREYDLLSALMENVGTVLSRDDLLERVWGTGSSTETNVVDVYIKYLRNKIDRAGAPSYISTVRGKGYVMRR